The Engystomops pustulosus chromosome 1, aEngPut4.maternal, whole genome shotgun sequence genome has a window encoding:
- the GLTP gene encoding glycolipid transfer protein: MALLLQHQFKPLPADKQVDTCSFLDSVSHIPSFFDCLGSTIFSPIKADITGNITKIRNVYETNPTKFKTLQQILEGEKEMHGPQWPKVGATLALMWLKRGLKFIQVLLQSISDGERDEQNPNHIKVNITKAYEIALKKYHGWVVQKLFQAALCAAPYKDDFLKALSKGQNVKEEECIEKIRQFLVNYTATIESIYIMYNKMNAELDYKA; this comes from the exons ATGGCTCTCCTTCTCCAGCACCAGTTCAAGCCCCTGCCTGCCGATAAGCAGGTAGACACATGCAGTTTCTTAGATTCCGTCTCCCACATTCCTTCATTTTTCG ACTGCCTTGGATCCACTATATTCTCTCCCATCAAGGCTGATATTACTGGCAACATAACG aAAATTCGTAATGTTTATGAAACAAACCCCACCAAGTTCAAAACATTGCAGCAAATTTTGGAAGGAGAAAAGGAAATGCATGGACCTCAGTGGCCAAAGGTCGGTGCAACTCTAGCTTTGATGTGGTTAAAAAG AGGTCTAAAGTTTATACAGGTATTATTACAAAGCATTTCTGATGGTGAAAGGGACGAACAAAACCCAAACCACATTAAGGTCAACATAACTAAGGCTTATGAGATAGCACTGAAAAAATACCATGGCTGGGTGGTACAGAAATTATTCCAG GCTGCACTATGTGCTGCTCCTTATAAAGATGACTTCCTCAAGGCCCTTTCCAAAGGACAAAACGTGAAAGAAGAAGAGTGCATAGAGAAAATCCGTCAGTTCCTGGTTAACTACACCGCCACGATTGaatctatatatataatgtacaacaAGATGAATGCAGAGCTGGATTACAAAGCCTAA